Below is a window of Tsuneonella deserti DNA.
CTGCGCCGCCCGGAATGTCCCTTCGGGCGTGAACTGGCGGGTGTTGATCTGGTAGAGCACGGCCTGCCGGGACCATTCGGGGTGGCTCAGTGTGACCTTGTCGACCGGCCGCCAAGGATCGCCGGGCATGGCCGAGGCGCTCGTCGCGCAACCCAGCAACGCGGCGAATACGAGCGCCTTAAACACAAGCCGCTCCCCCCGGGAGCGCGGCGCGCACCCGCAGCATGGCCGTCGCAGCGACCAGCCAGGAAGCGGCAGCGAACAGCATCGTCCACACCGGCTCTCCCGGGAAGAATGCGAGCATGATCGACCCCATCACCGTCGCCACGAGGAGCTGCGGGATCACGATGAAGACGTTGAAAAGCCCCATGTAGATGCCGAGCTTGGCTTGCGGCAGGCTTGAAGCGAGGATCGCATACGGCATCGCCAGGATGCTTGCCCAGGCGATGCCGATGCCGATTTCGGCCACCAGCAGCGCCTGGGCGTCGCGCACGAAGAAGAAGATGGCGTAGCCCGCAGCGCCGAGCACCAGACAGGCCGAGTGAGTGGTTACCGGCCCGAACCGGCGGCTCATCCAAGGCAGCAGCGCAAGCGCGGCAACCGCGGCAACGCCGTTGTAGACCGTGAACAGCACATTCACCCAGTTGGCACCCGCGTTGTAGGCGGCGCTCGAAGGGTCGGTGCTGCCGAAGACGTATTGCGTCACCACCGGCGTGGTGTTGATCCACATGATGAACAATGCGCTCCAGCTGAAGAACTGGACGACTGCGAGCCGCTTCATCACCGGCGGCATCCCGGAAAAGTCGCCGACGATACTCGACAGCATGTTCGCCGCGCGCCCCTGCTTGGCCATCGAGATCGCGACTGCGCTGAGAAGCCCGTAGAGCGCGAGAAGACCCCCGAGCAAATAGATCTCTTTCTGCAGGCCGAGCGCATCGACCGAAAGGGCAACCGCGAGCCCGGCGACGACCCACAGGAAGCTGCTCGCGTAGCCCTTGGCGGCGAGCGCGCGCAGCGGCTGGACCGTGTCTGGCCTCGCCTCACCGTCGAAAGCTGCCAATTCCTCGGGGCTGTATTCCTTTGTGGTGAGAACGGTCCACAGCACTGCCGCGAGCAGTGCTACCCCCCCAACCCAGAAGCTCCAGCGCACCGTTGCAGGCAGTGATCCCGTGGGCGCGACATTGGCGACGCCTAGGTGTTCCAGCACGAACGGGAAGATGGAACCCACCACCGCGCCCGCGCCAATGAAGGCGGTCTGTACCGCGTATCCGGCGGCATGCTGATCAGTGCCCAGCATGTCACCCACAAACGCCCGGAAGGGTTCCATCGAGATGTTCAGCGAGGCATCCAGCAGCCACAGCAGGGTCGCAGCGAAAATCAACGGCGCAGCCACGGAAGGCGCCAGCGGCATCAGGAAAAGCGCCATCGCGGAGAGCACCGCGCCGGTGAGAAAATACGGACGCCGCCGGCCCAGCCGGTTCCAGGTGCGGTCCGAAAGGTGGCCGATAATGGGCTGGACGATCAGCCCCGTCAGCGGCGCGGCGACCCACAGTGCGGGCAAGTCGTCTATCGAGGAGCCGAGCGTCTGGAACACCCGGCTCATGTTCGAATTCTGTAGCGCGAAGCCGATCTGGATGCCGAAAAAGCCGAAGCTGATGTTGCACAGGTGCGCAAACCCGAGGCGCGGCTTGTCCATTCAGCGATCCTTATCCCATGCAGCCCGGCGCACTCACGGCGCCTGGACGGGCTCACGGCTCGCAGAATAGGGGGCTGAACACAACACGCATACGAATGTGATCAGCCGCCGCTGCTGTTTCGAATGACCAGCTGGGTCGGAAGGGTGGCCGGCGGCCGGCGGTGGCCTTCCACTTGCGCGAGGAGGGTGTCGAGAAGCCGCTCGCCCGCGCCGCGCACGTCCTGCATGACCGTGGTGAGGGGCGGGTTCGCGAGGCTGGCCGCAGGAATGTCATCAAAGCCCACCACCGCGACATCGTCCGGTACGGTCCGTCCAGCCGTCGCCAGAGCCCGCATCGCGCCGATCGCGATCAGGTCGCTCGCGGCGAAAATGGCGTCGAACTCCGCTCCGCACGCCAGCAGTCGCCGGGCTGCCTCGAAACCGGCTTCCTCGGTCGTGATGGCATCGTGCTGAAGTGCCGCTTCCGAAGCAATTCCGGCATCGGTGAGCGCCGCGCACAGCCCAGCATAGCGGTCCGCGAATTCGGGGTAGTGCCCGTCGGCATGGCCGAGGAATGCAATCCGCCGACGCCCGTTGGCGAGCAGGTGCTCGCCTGCGAGGCGGCCGGCGCCGACGTTGTCGGACCCCACGGTCGTGCCGGTGAGATCGCTCGAGACCGAACCCCAGCGGGCGAAATGCGTGTTCTGCCGGTGCAGCTGCTCGAGCCGCTGTTCGTACAGGGTGTAGTCGCCGTAGCCGAGCAGGATCAGCCCGTCGGCACGATGGCTGTCCTGATACCGGACATGCCAATTGTCCTCCATCCGCTGGAACGAAACCAGCAAGTCAAGTCCGCGATTGGCGCAGGCCCGCGTGATCGACCCGAGCATCGCAAGGAAGAACGGGTTGATCATGCTCTCGTCGGGGGTGGGATCCTCGAACAGGAGCAATGCGATGGTATTTGCCCTCTGCGAGCGCAGCGAACTGGCGTTCTTGTCGACAGTGTA
It encodes the following:
- a CDS encoding MFS transporter, producing the protein MDKPRLGFAHLCNISFGFFGIQIGFALQNSNMSRVFQTLGSSIDDLPALWVAAPLTGLIVQPIIGHLSDRTWNRLGRRRPYFLTGAVLSAMALFLMPLAPSVAAPLIFAATLLWLLDASLNISMEPFRAFVGDMLGTDQHAAGYAVQTAFIGAGAVVGSIFPFVLEHLGVANVAPTGSLPATVRWSFWVGGVALLAAVLWTVLTTKEYSPEELAAFDGEARPDTVQPLRALAAKGYASSFLWVVAGLAVALSVDALGLQKEIYLLGGLLALYGLLSAVAISMAKQGRAANMLSSIVGDFSGMPPVMKRLAVVQFFSWSALFIMWINTTPVVTQYVFGSTDPSSAAYNAGANWVNVLFTVYNGVAAVAALALLPWMSRRFGPVTTHSACLVLGAAGYAIFFFVRDAQALLVAEIGIGIAWASILAMPYAILASSLPQAKLGIYMGLFNVFIVIPQLLVATVMGSIMLAFFPGEPVWTMLFAAASWLVAATAMLRVRAALPGGAACV
- a CDS encoding LacI family DNA-binding transcriptional regulator; this translates as MGRTPTGKPTSFDIAFMAGVSQPTVSRALRGDRSVSAATRARIEQIARDLNYTVDKNASSLRSQRANTIALLLFEDPTPDESMINPFFLAMLGSITRACANRGLDLLVSFQRMEDNWHVRYQDSHRADGLILLGYGDYTLYEQRLEQLHRQNTHFARWGSVSSDLTGTTVGSDNVGAGRLAGEHLLANGRRRIAFLGHADGHYPEFADRYAGLCAALTDAGIASEAALQHDAITTEEAGFEAARRLLACGAEFDAIFAASDLIAIGAMRALATAGRTVPDDVAVVGFDDIPAASLANPPLTTVMQDVRGAGERLLDTLLAQVEGHRRPPATLPTQLVIRNSSGG